A genomic region of Larimichthys crocea isolate SSNF unplaced genomic scaffold, L_crocea_2.0 scaffold148, whole genome shotgun sequence contains the following coding sequences:
- the LOC113744738 gene encoding LOW QUALITY PROTEIN: uncharacterized protein LOC113744738 (The sequence of the model RefSeq protein was modified relative to this genomic sequence to represent the inferred CDS: inserted 1 base in 1 codon; deleted 4 bases in 2 codons; substituted 1 base at 1 genomic stop codon) has protein sequence MSSCSAPPPFVSGKSLSPSRSELLLSFSPYIHDRAPPPCVSGNPNPNQPEPEPEPESRNPEPEPAPDTRPRTRTPNPNPEPERVTETPESNQNPNPNPKPHPTPETHDPNPQPEPETLNPNQPNPNPTPEPDTNPNRTRKPEPDHTNPEPDRPDNPLPSNPNATTIARNPNPNPNPNPNRIPNPNGPTPNAGTQTRDPNMATRTHPNPQPRTNERRTGTRTPNPNPNRTRTRTPNPNPEPKPRTPNPNPNPNPNPNPKPEPRTEPEPIHQTPKTEPELLNRNPNPSDPPEPDRTEPNPDEPGTTNRNRPANPKPDTVCRCLAWNPNPNPNPTPNHEPEPEPEPETRTRPEHRTPNPKTRPNPEPEPDRTRTEPEPNRTPEQTEPEPEPETRNRNPKPVNPNAATRTRRYRTRTRTRNPNPNPNNPEPEPEPEPEPEPEPNPEPEPKPETRPPNPEPEPNPKPXTLNPNPNPNTHPNPNPNPEPEPEPEPEPDPEPRPEPNPDPEPEPRPEPETRTPNPNTRIPSNPNPNPNPNPRTRTPIPDTRTPXPRPEPEPEPEPEPEPEPDPNPNPIPEPEPETPESRTRPEPDTQTRTEPKPEPEPNRYPNPEPNPEPEPNPEPEPETRYPQPEPDDPEPEPETRTEPEPEPEPRTEPESQPEPEPEPEPNPKSPEPDNPNPNPKPEDRTTETQPEPEPEPRPNPNPEPEPEPEPNPNPTHPNPHPNPNPEPNPEPSYRPYPEPEPEPQPEPPEPAHRPRTDHRTPNPNPNPNPEPEPEPKPRNPEPPEPEPVTQPEYPTRPEPEPEPTRPDDTPPTRTRTRTRTRPESRTRIRNPNPNPNRTPNRTEPRSPEPSNPNPTRTRTRNPHPTRNPNQNPNPNPNPNPIPERRTRTEPEPEPEPEPLTPNPNPEKPVTRTRTRPEPEPESHPETRTRKPEPNPRTRNPTDTRIPEPRIPEPEPIPEPEITNPNPNPNPNPEPEPLNPNPIPKPRT, from the exons AGTCCCAGTAGAAGTGAGCTCCTGCTCTCCTTCTCCCCTTATATACACGACCGGGCTCCGCCCCCTTGCGTCTCCG gaaacccgaacccgaaccaacccgaacccgaacccgaaccaGAATCCCGAAACCCGGAACCCGAACCCGCACCCGATACCCGACCCCGAACCCGAACTCCGAACCCGAACCCCGAACCCGAACGAGTGACCGAAACACCCGAATCCAACCagaacccgaacccgaacccgaaacctCACCCGACCCCCGAAACCCACGACCCTAACCCGcaacccgaacccgaaacccTGAACCCGAACCaaccgaacccgaacccgacaCCAGAACCAGACACGAACCCGAACCGAACCCGTAAGCCCGAACCCGATCACACGAACCCCGAACCCGACAGACCCGACAACCCACTCCCGAGCAACCCGAACGCTACTACGATAGCCCGTAACCCGAACCccaacccgaacccgaacccgaaccgaATACCGAACCCGAACGGCCCGACCCCGAACGCCGGAACCCAAACCCGAGACCCGAACATGGCAACCCGAACTC ACCCGAACCCTCAACCGCGAACCAACGAACGCCGAACCGGGACCCGAACtccgaacccgaacccgaaccgaacccgaacccgaacaCCGAACCCGAACCCCGAACCGAAACCTCGAACACccaacccgaacccgaacccgaacccgaacccgaacccgaaacccgaaccTCGAACCGAACCCGAACCGATACACCAAACCCCGAAAACCGAACCCGAACTCCTGAACCGAAACCCGAACCCAAGCGATCCACCCGAACCCGaccgaaccgaaccgaaccCTGACGAACCCGGAACCACGAACCGAAACCGACCCGCCAACCCGAAACCCGACACGGTTTGTCGCTGTCTGGCGTggaacccgaacccgaacccgaacccgacaCCGAACCacgaacccgaacccgaacccgaacccgaaacccgaacccgaCCCGAACACCGAACCCCGAACCCGAAAACCCGACCCaaccccgaacccgaacccgaccGAACCCGAACCGAACCCGAACCGAACCGAACCCCCGAACAaaccgaacccgaacccgaacccgaaacccgaaaCCGCAACCCGAAACCCGTGAACCCGAACGCCGCAACCCGAACCCGACGAtaccgaacccgaacccgaacccgaaacccgaacccgaacccgaac aaccccgaacccgaacccgaacccgaacccgaacccgaacccgaac CGAACCCTGAACCCGAACCGAAACCCGAAACCCGACCCCCGAATCCCGAACCCGAAccgaacccgaaac gaactctgaacccgaacccgaacccgaacacgcacccgaacccgaacccgaaccccgaacccgaacccgaacccgaacccgaacccgaccCTGAACCGAGACCCGAACCGAACCCCG ACCCTGAACCCGAACCCCGACCCGAACCGGAAACCCGAACTCCGAACCCGAATACCCGAATACCCtcgaacccgaacccgaacccgaacccgaacccgcGAACCCGAACCCCGATACCCGATACCCGAACCCCGTAACCCCGACCC gaacccgaacccgaacccgaacccgaacccgaacccgaacccgacccgaacccgaacccgatacccgaacccgaacccgaaacccCCGAATCCCGAACCCGACCCGAACCCGATACCCAAACCCGAACCGAAccgaaacccgaacccgaaccgaACCGATACCCGAACCCTGAACC AAACCCTGAACCCGAACCGaaccccgaacccgaacccgaaacccgaTACCCGCAACCCGAACCCGACGaccccgaacccgaacccgaaacccgaaccgaacccgaacccgaacccgaaccccgAACCGAACCCGAATCccaacccgaacccgaacccgaacccgaaccgaACCCGAAATCTCCGGAACCCGacaacccgaacccgaacccgaaacccgaGGACCGAACGACCGAAACccaacccgaacccgaacccgaac CCCGACCGAACCCGAACCctgaacccgaacccgaacccgaaccgaacccgaacccgaccCACCCGAACCCGcacccgaacccgaaccccgAACCGAACCCCGAACCCTCGTACCGACCCTAT CctgaacccgaacccgaaccaCAACCCGAACCTCCCGAACCCGCACACCGACCCCGAACCGACCACCGaaccccgaacccgaacccgaacccgaaccccgaacccgaacccgaaccgaAACCCCGTAACCCTGAACCTCCTGAACCCGAACCCGTAACCCAACCCGAATACCCAACCcgacccgaacccgaacccgaaccgaCCCGACCCGACGATACCCCCCC aacccgaacccgaacccgaacccgaacccgaccCGAATCCCGAACCCGAATCCgtaacccgaacccgaacccgaacaGAACCCCGAACCGAACCGAACCACGAAGCCCTGAACCCTCGAACCCGAACccaacccgaacccgaacccgtaACCCGCACCC GACCCGAAACCCGAACCagaacccgaacccgaacccgaacccgaacccgataCCCGAACGCCGAACCCgaaccgaacccgaacccgaacccgaacccgaacctCTAACCCCGAACCCGAATCCCGAAAAACCCgtaacccgaacccgaacccgacccgaacccgaacccgaatcCC ATCCCGAAACCCGAACCCGGAAACCCGAACCCAACCCTCGAACCCGAAACCCGACCGATACCCGAATCCCCGAACCTCGAATCCCTGAACCCGAACCGATACCCGAACCCGAAATCacgaacccgaacccgaacccgaacccgaaccctgAACCCGAACCGCTGAACCCGAACCCGATACCGAAACCCCGAACCTGA